One genomic window of Amphiura filiformis chromosome 3, Afil_fr2py, whole genome shotgun sequence includes the following:
- the LOC140147154 gene encoding mitochondrial mRNA pseudouridine synthase RPUSD3-like: protein MNKSMFVLLRKFSLVSNRGYSNQTYGNLVQLQSIWASSHFQSCQCLCTNAHAEAAQKSIRQEEDSAKLKKKAKRARKKQLLDGLGSILKDPGVPVPQKMQQSDLIDCLVKSAVVQDNIIAISKPPGLPISGGQKSDDEVTFVSMLPEVAEAIGHPSAEIVTGPEREASGLLLLGHNKACAGELSEALSAAKKSKSLCRRYWAITVGIPSQEHGKTTVTSPPSYSPGVGGRPGEVILIIQMLLKKWPPGYFFNYGTVKVFTYYVSPVLNLHTDIISETIGFEKIGDQVLGVIRHDPSKASFKRKHVPSWKPSKHMEVNKKAETHYNVVCRNEELNCALVELKIHSACKHQLQVHLSHRLHPVLGDHIYSSRIGKILGLPVPLDPYEALPATQDIGPQLKQALLLRSGLIHMLPLHLHWYDVTLPKWKGNKDVCIRVPPPDYFWKTLQLLNLSPPLLQDS from the exons ATGAATAAATCAATGTTTGTGTTATTAAGGAAGTTTTCTTTAGTATCCAACAGAGGATACTCTAATCAGACGTACGGAAATCTTGTACAGCTCCAATCAATTTGGGCATCATCACATTTTCAATCATGCCAATGTTTGTGTACAAATGCCCATGCAGAAGCTGCACAGAAATCAATTAGACAAGAAGAAGATTCAGCTAAACTTAAAAAGAAGGCAAAAAGGGCTCGTAAGAAGCAACTTTTAGATGGATTAGGTAGTATTCTAAAAGATCCGGGTGTTccagtcccacaaaaaatgcaacAAAGTGATTTGATTGATTGTCTTGTAAAATCTGCTGTTGTTCAAG ATAATATAATTGCAATAAGCAAGCCACCAGGACTACCAATATCTGGAGGTCAGAAGTCAGATGATGAGGTGACATTTGTATCCATGTTGCCAGAGGTAGCAGAAGCAATAGGTCATCCATCAGCGGAGATTGTGACAGGACCAGAAAG GGAGGCTTCAGGCCTGCTACTGTTAGGACACAACAAGGCTTGTGCAGGAGAACTGTCTGAAGCATTGTCTGCTGCCAAAAAGtcaaaaagcctatgtagaagaTACTG GGCTATTACAGTAGGCATTCCATCACAGGAGCACGGTAAGACAACAGTTACCAGTCCCCCCTCATACTCTCCGGGGGTAGGGGGGAGACCGGGAGAGGTCATCTTAATCATACAGATGTTACTCAAAAAG tggcccccTGGGTATTTCTTCAACTATGGTACTGTCAAAGTATTCACATATTATGTTTCACCTGTTTTAAATTTGCACACAGATATCATCAGTGAAACTATAGGATTTGAGAAGATTGGAGACCAAGTGCTG GGAGTAATTAGGCATGATCCAAGCAAGGCTAGTTTTAAGAGGAAACATGTTCCTAGCTGGAAACCATCCAAACATATGGAAGTGAATAAGAAAGCTGAAACTCACTACAATGTGGTATGCAggaatgaagaattgaattgtgCTCTGGTAGAACTTAAAATACATTCAG CCTGCAAGCATCAACTTCAAGTTCATCTGAGTCACAGACTTCATCCAGTACTTGGTGATCACATATACTCAAGCAGAATAGGCAAGATATTAGGCTTACCAGTACCCTTGGATCCATATGAGGCACTACCAGCTACACAG GACATTGGACCTCAACTAAAGCAAGCATTGCTTCTCCGCAGTGGTCTCATACACATGCTGCCTCTACATCTTCACTGGTATGATGTTACATTACCGAAATGGAAAGGCAACAAGGATGTTTGTATCAGAGTCCCTCCACCAGATTATTTCTGGAAAACATTGCAATTACTGAATTTGTCACCACCATTATTACAGGATTCATAA